The genome window GTTTCCAGCTCGTGCTTCAGGTCGTTGACTTCCAGCGTCAGGCGCAGGGTTTCATCCGCTTTTTCAGCGGTCAGTTTCCGGGCTTCGGTCAGCGCCTGCTGCAGTTCCGCGGCCTGCGCCTCCATCTCCTCCCGGGTCTTGTCTGTCTTTTCTGTACTGTCCGCAGCCATGGACAGCTGCTCCCGGATCTGCATCATGGATTCCATGAGCTGTTCCCGGGCCGCTTCAGATTCATGCAGGCGCAGGTCGTGGGTCGCCGCGTCCGCTTCCGCGTTCTGCAGCCGCTCCGTTTCACGGGCCACCGCGATCTCCTGCTGATGCAGCTGTTCCAGTGCGTCAGCGGAACGGGCCTTGAGTTCGTCCTTGCGCTTCTGGCCGTCCTGCATCTGCCGCAGCAGCTTCTCCAGTTCATCCTGGCCGGCAGTCTGTTTTTCCGTCAGTTCCTTCAGTTCCCGTTCCCGGGTGAAAAGGTTCACGTTTCCGGAGGCAACGGAACCGCCGGTCATGGAACCGCCGGAGTGCATCACGTCGCCCTTGAGGGTGACCAGGCGGAAAGCATGATCGCCCCGGCGCATGATCGGGATACCGGAGGACAGGTCCTCCGCCACCACCGTGCGTCCAAGCAGGTTCTCCACGATCCCCCGGTAGTCCTCATCGCAGGAAACCAGATCCGAGGCCACCCCCAGGCAGCCGGGCATGGACAGGACTTCCTTTTCCTGCGGTGTCAGCAGGCGGGGTTTGACGGTGGTCATGGGCAGGAAGGTGGCCCGGCCCATGTTCCTTTCCCGCAGGTACTCAATAAGTTCCTTGGCGGTTTCTTCGTCTTCGGTCACAATATGCTGCTGGGTATTGCCCAGCACCATGTCCAGTGCGGTTTCATATTTTTCCGGAACGGAGATCAGCCGGCTGACCGGTCCGCGGATGCGGCTGTCGCCTCTTTCCTCCGCGCGGCGCATAACCCGCCGCACGGCATGGGAATAGCCATCCATTTCACGGGACAGGTCCTCCAGGATTTTCCGGCGGGCATCCATTTCCCGCATTTCGGCAAGTTTTTTGTCATAGGCAGCCCGGGCGCCGATCACTTCCGCGTCCGCGGTTTCCAGCCCGGCGCGGGCTTCCTGAAGGGAAGCAGCCAGGCGGTCCTGCTCAGCGGTTTCCTTCTCCAGGCGTTCGCGGGCTTCGGTCACGGCGGCGGTCAGGGATTCCCCTTCAGTACGCATAACCTCGCAGGAGGCGGTCACCTCCTCCAGGCGGCTCTCCATGGCATTAAGCATGGTGGTCAGGCGCGTCTGGTTGCTCAGGGCTGAGGCGCGGCGGTTCATTTCGTCCAGCATCGCGCTCTTGTGGGATTCCAGCGTTTCCTCTTTGGCAGCTTCCTCTGTCCGGGCCTGCTCTTCCGCGGCCTTCGCGGCTTCCAGCCGGGCAGTCAGTTTCTCCAGGGACGCGCTGCGGCTTTCGCTGCCTCCGGAGGATTCGGAAGCCAGGGCGTCCAGTTCGGTGATCCGTTCCTCCGCGTCCCGCAGTTCCTCCGTGATCCGCTGGCGGTCTTCCTGCCGGCGCTGCCGGCGGTCCTCCAGCTCCCGGGCGGCATTCTCCGCCTTATGGACTGTTTCCATTCCCTCCATGAGGGCGGTATGGGCAGAAGTGATCTTTTCATCCAGGTCCTGGATCTCCGCCTGGCGGGCATCCCGTTCCCCGGTCTTTTCTTCTATGGTCTGCTCATTCTGCGCCAGGACCGCCTGCATGTTCTGCAGTTCGTGATCCGCTTCGCGCAGTTTCGTTTCCATCTTTTCAGAACGAACCAGGAAGAGGTTCAGGTCCAGCACCTTCAGCCGGGCGGACAGGTCCAGGTAGACCCGGGCGTTTTTCGCGTCCTCTTCCAGCGGGCCGAGGCGGTTTTTCAGTTCCTCCAGCAGGTCGTCCACCCGGGAGATATTCTCCTGGGTGCGGGCAAGCTTCTTGTCCGCTTCCTCCTTGCGGGCCCGGAACTTAACGATACCTGCCGCTTCCTCAAAGACCTGGCGGCGGTCCTCTCCCTTGCGGGACAGGATCTCGTCAATACGGCCCTGGCCGATAATGGAATAACCCTCCTTGCCGATACCGGTATCGCGGAACAGGTCCACAACGTCTTTCAGGCGGCAGGAGGCACGGTTCAGGAAATATTCACTTTCCCCGCTGCGGTAGACCCGGCGGGTCACCAGGATCTCCGCGTAATCCAGGGGAAGGCTTTTATCTTCATTGTCAAAGACCAGGGAAACTTCACAGTAGCTCAGGGGCTTCCGGCGCTGGGTACCGCCGAAAATAACGTCCTGCATGCTGGCGCCGCGCAGAATTTTGGCGCTCTGTTCCCCGAGCACCCAGCGTACCGCGTCGGCAATATTGCTTTTTCCGGATCCGTTAGGTCCCACGATCGCGGTGATGCCTTCCTTGAAGACAATCTCAGTCCGCTCTGCGAAGGACTTGAACCCGTAAAGCTCCAGCTTCTTTAAGCGCATGATTTCCTCCGGTCAGGCAGGCTCTCTCCTGCCTTTTGCAATAACGGTTTATTATACCATGAACGGAACACAGGGACAAACGTTTGACACGGAAAAAACAATCGTAAAAACTGCTGTTTTTTCCGTGTCAAATGTCAATTCATAATTCTGCGATCGCTGTTACCAAAATGCTTTCAGCATTTTGACAGCTGTAGCATGGGAGTCATGAACCACACTGAAGTGCGGATGACTCCTCAACAATTCATAATTATATCTACTGTAGCAAAATTCAATCCGCCCACCCATACCAAAGATATGATTGACCTGTGATGTCCGTTCATGTACAATATGCCGTATTCCCGTCAAACCATTCATAATTATGAATTATGAATCCTGAATTCTGAATTAATCCTGAGGTTGTTATGTTTTCACGCTATATCGGCAACAAGGCCTTCTATAAAAGCGTCCTGACCCTGCTGATCCCCATCATCATCCAGCAGTTCATCACTTCCTTCGTTTCCCTGCTGGACAACGTGATGGTGGGCAGTCTCGGCACAGAGGCTATCTCCGCTGCCTCCATCGCCAACCAGGTGATGATGGTGTTCTGCCTGGCCGTGTTCGGCGGCATGAGCGGCGCAGGCATCTACGGCGCTCAGTTCTTCGGCAAGGGCGACATGGACGGCATGCGCCACACCTTCCGGTTCAAGATGTACTTCGGCGTACTCATCAGCGCCGCGGCCGTTCTGATCTACCTGATCTTCGGCGAAAACTTCATTGCTTCCTTCCTGAAAGGGGAAAGCAACGGCGGCGACCTGGACCTGACCTTGCGCAGCGGCTGCAACTACCTGTATATCATGCTGTGGGGGCTTCCGCCCTTCGCGCTGGTGCAGGTCTATGCCGGCACGCTGCGGGAGGCCGGGGAAACCCGGGTTCCGATGTTCGCCGGTATCTGCGCGATCCTGACCAACCTGTTCGGCAACTGGGTACTGATCTTCGGCCACCTCGGCGCCCCGGCCATGGGCGTGGAAGGCGCCGCCATCGCGACAGTGATCTCCCGGTATGTGGAGCTGCTGATCGCGGCGGTTTATGCCCACCTGCACACCGGCAAATACCGGTTCCTGTCCGGCGCCTATAAAAGCCTGTATGTTCCCGGAAAACTGGCAGCGAAGATCTTCCGCACGGCAACCCCGCTGCTGCTCAACGAGATTCTCTGGTCCCTGGGCATGACCTTTATCACCCAGTTCTATTCCTCCCGCGGACTGAACGCCGTGGCGGCGCTGAACATCAACGGCACCGTATGGAACCTGTTCTGCGTGATCATGTTCGCCATGGGCACCGCCGTATCCATCATGGTGGGGCAGCGCCTCGGCGCCGGCAAGATCGATGAGGCCCGAGACGTGGACCGCAAGCTGATCTTCCTGACCGAAGTGATCCATGTTGTCATCGGCCTGGCCATGATCCTTTGCTCCCCGCTGGTCCCGCAGCTGTATAACGTAAGCGGGGAAGTCCGGGATCTGACCCGGCAGCTGCTGATGATCGCCGGACTTGCCATCCCGATCCATTCCTTCGCGCATGTGACCTATTTCACCATCCGCTCCGGCGGCCGGACAGTGATCACCTTCCTGTTCGACGCGGTCTATACCTGGGTTATTGCCGTACCGCTGGCCTATATCCTCACCCGGTATACAGACCTTTCCATCACACAGATCTATTTCTGCGTGCAGTTCATTGACATCGTAAAGGTCCTCATCGGCCTGCTGATGCTGAAATCCGACTTCTGGGCCCAAAACGTGGTCAACGAGGAATAAAAAAAAATGTAAAGGAACCTTGACATGTTCAAGTCGGTATGTTATGCTTCTTTATGTAAAGGAACCTTTACATCTTGTGAAAGGAGTGAAAGCTGTTGGAAAACCGGGTTGAACAGTTCCGCAAGGAACAGGGACTGAGCCAGGAGGATTTTGCCCGTGCGATCCGCGTATCCCGGCAGACCGTCAGTTCCATTGAGACAGGACGGTACAACCCCTCCCTGGATCTGGCCTTTGACATAGCCGACTTCTTCGGAAAGACCATTGAGGAAATCTTTATACGGGACGGAGGAAACAATCATGAAAAAAAGTGAACTGATATCTGGCATTATCCTGACGCTGGCAGGAGTCGCCGCCCTCATAGCCGCCCTCCTGACTGAAACCTCTTTTGACGGCATCTTCTGGGGCATTGCCGGGGCCGGACTGTGTCTTGGCGTCGGCAGGGTAATCAGCTGGTTCCACTGGTCTTCCCCGGCGCAGGCAGACAGGCTGAAAGAACTGCAGGAGAACAAGGAGATCGCGCAGCACGACGAACTGAACCGGATAATAATGGATCGTGCCGGCCGTATTGCCTATAACTTCAGCCTGTTGCTCATCGTCTGCACCATGCTCATCCTTACGGTGCTGTATGCCGCCGGGATCGCCGAAAAGCATTCCTTTACCATCCTCATTCTGGGCGGACTGCTGATTCTCCAGGTCGTTGCCGGCATTGCTGCCGTCGCACATATCCGGAAAAAATACTGACGCTGACAGAAAAAGGAGCGGATCACTGATCCGCTCCTTTTTCTGTATCATCCTGCTCCCTGATCCTCCGGTCCCGGCCGTTTTGCCGGTAGTATTCCGCCTTGTCCGTGTACATCCATTCATCCGATCTCCGGAGCATTTCCGTAACGGTTTCCTCCCGGCCGCTCCGCATGGCATAGCCAATGGAAACAGAATAGCCGGCCTCCTGGATCAGTGTTTTCAGCCTGTCCAGGATATCACGCACGGCTGTTTCCTCCTGGCGCATAAAAATCATCGTGAATTCGTCCCCGCCGATCCGGTAAGGAAGGATACTCCTTCCGGCGACGGCCTTCAGGCTCTTTCCAATAGAGATCAGGGCCTCATCCCCGGCTTCGTGTCCTTTGGCGTCATTCAGTTTCTTCAGCCCGTTCATATCCACCGAAGCCACCGCGCTGATGATCGAATTGTAGCGGTCGCAGTCATCATAGAACGCCATACGGTTCAGCAGGTTGGTCAGCGGATCCCGGTTCGCGTCAAAGAACCGCAGGAACATATACAGGAAGATACTGCTGACCATGATGGCCGCGTTGACATGATCCCCGTCCTCCACGCCGTCGATCATGGCCGCGATCACACAAGCCACTGCGCAGATATACAGGATATACCGTTCCCGGCCGTGGTCCTCATGCTTGAACCGGTCCCAGGCCGTCAGGACAGAGAACAGGATATAGAAGAAGGAAACGGAAAACACGGTATACCCCATGGGGCCCATGACCATCTCATAGCCACCATCAATTGTATCCCGATAGCTGAACGCGATCGGAGAAAAGAACGCCGTGCAGTAAACCAGCAGGTTAAAATAAATCGGAATCTGGAGATAAACGGGTTTCCGCTCTTTGGGATAAACGATCAGGGTAACGCTCAGCGCCGCCACCGGCCGCATTACATAGCCGACAATCGTGAAGATCATCCTGCACAGCCAGCGTGCGCGGTCTCCCTCCGCCCAGACCACAAAGCAGTCCGCCACGATCAGGATGATCGTGCTGACGATCGTCATCCAGTAGATCCGGTATTCTTCCCCCGCATGCCTTTGACGCCAGATGTTCATGGAAAAGCCGATGATCAGGAAGATCGTGATAAAATGCTTATCAAGCAAATATGTCACTGTCCGGCCCTTCCTTTCCCCGTCATCCGGATATACAGTTGCCTGCAGCGGATACAGTTTTCCGATTTATATATTATAGCATGCGTTTGCAGGAAGCAAAAGGGACAAATAAGAGCATACTGTTTTTAAAACGTTTTCATTTTTGAAAAAACCTCTTCCGGCAACGGCAAAAAACACAGCCCTGATGAACAGGCTGTGTGTACAAAAGGCCGATACTCCCTGTTTTATCTGCACCCGGACGGCGCCGCCGCGAAAGACATGCTTTCCTGTCCGCGGCCGGCCGCGGGTGTTTCCGGCTCCACGGCCGGAAGCATTTCCCTGCGAACCAGACCTTCCCGCGCAAGCACATCCACCGCCTTTCCCCAGTCTTTCCGCCTGACCATGATCCCCCAGCGCCTTTCTTTGGAAACCGGGTGAAAATAGCTTGTGAAAAATACGTCTGAGAAGGGCATTTTGTAAGGGATTTTTTCAACCCTGAAGATCTCAATGATGCGGTAGACCGTTTCCGTATTCCATACAGGTCCTATATATTCCCAGCGATTCATGTCTGTTTCCTCTTTTCTCTTTGCTTATTGCCCGTCTTTCCGGGCTTTTTTCTGTTGCTTTTTGGGTAACCTTAACACACCGCCTGATCCTGCCGGTTTCGTCCGGTACGGTTTCAGCCTGTGTTCCCGCTGCCGCTGCAGCGGATTATGTTGTTTCAGACCGGATCAAAATTCTCCGCTTTATGCTGCTGCCAGGGAGTTTCCTGCCGGACCATTGTCCGGTATCCGCTGAAACTGTCCTGCCCTGATCTTTCTCAATTCATCATTTCCTTTCCTTTGGCGCCGCGCGCCGGATTTCTTCCTCTTGTTTTTCCCGTTATACTTTCACTTTCTCCCCACCCCTGGAGAAAAGGATAGAAAAAGGCCGCTTGTCCGATTCGGATAAGCGGCCGTGATCACTGAAAGAATTCCGGAAATTATACACCGGAGCCCTTCAGCCTGACGGACGCACACCCGACACGGATATCCTTAACAGCAGTCTTCTCTGCGGTAATCAGCTTCTGGTTCATAATCCATGCAGTCTTCATACAAAGGGCTCCTTTCTGAAAGATTGGGAAGACTATACAATGTATACAAAGGAGTGTCAAGGGTTTTTCAGAGGTTTTTACAGATTTTGACCGTACAAATCCTTAAAATTTCATTTTTTCTTCTGTGTGTATGAAAAAACTGACGGCAGTTCATACCGTCAGTATCGGGAGATCGTATCCCTTCTCAGTCTGCTCAGTTTCAGGCC of Aristaeella lactis contains these proteins:
- a CDS encoding helix-turn-helix transcriptional regulator, translating into MENRVEQFRKEQGLSQEDFARAIRVSRQTVSSIETGRYNPSLDLAFDIADFFGKTIEEIFIRDGGNNHEKK
- a CDS encoding MATE family efflux transporter, whose translation is MFSRYIGNKAFYKSVLTLLIPIIIQQFITSFVSLLDNVMVGSLGTEAISAASIANQVMMVFCLAVFGGMSGAGIYGAQFFGKGDMDGMRHTFRFKMYFGVLISAAAVLIYLIFGENFIASFLKGESNGGDLDLTLRSGCNYLYIMLWGLPPFALVQVYAGTLREAGETRVPMFAGICAILTNLFGNWVLIFGHLGAPAMGVEGAAIATVISRYVELLIAAVYAHLHTGKYRFLSGAYKSLYVPGKLAAKIFRTATPLLLNEILWSLGMTFITQFYSSRGLNAVAALNINGTVWNLFCVIMFAMGTAVSIMVGQRLGAGKIDEARDVDRKLIFLTEVIHVVIGLAMILCSPLVPQLYNVSGEVRDLTRQLLMIAGLAIPIHSFAHVTYFTIRSGGRTVITFLFDAVYTWVIAVPLAYILTRYTDLSITQIYFCVQFIDIVKVLIGLLMLKSDFWAQNVVNEE
- the smc gene encoding chromosome segregation protein SMC yields the protein MRLKKLELYGFKSFAERTEIVFKEGITAIVGPNGSGKSNIADAVRWVLGEQSAKILRGASMQDVIFGGTQRRKPLSYCEVSLVFDNEDKSLPLDYAEILVTRRVYRSGESEYFLNRASCRLKDVVDLFRDTGIGKEGYSIIGQGRIDEILSRKGEDRRQVFEEAAGIVKFRARKEEADKKLARTQENISRVDDLLEELKNRLGPLEEDAKNARVYLDLSARLKVLDLNLFLVRSEKMETKLREADHELQNMQAVLAQNEQTIEEKTGERDARQAEIQDLDEKITSAHTALMEGMETVHKAENAARELEDRRQRRQEDRQRITEELRDAEERITELDALASESSGGSESRSASLEKLTARLEAAKAAEEQARTEEAAKEETLESHKSAMLDEMNRRASALSNQTRLTTMLNAMESRLEEVTASCEVMRTEGESLTAAVTEARERLEKETAEQDRLAASLQEARAGLETADAEVIGARAAYDKKLAEMREMDARRKILEDLSREMDGYSHAVRRVMRRAEERGDSRIRGPVSRLISVPEKYETALDMVLGNTQQHIVTEDEETAKELIEYLRERNMGRATFLPMTTVKPRLLTPQEKEVLSMPGCLGVASDLVSCDEDYRGIVENLLGRTVVAEDLSSGIPIMRRGDHAFRLVTLKGDVMHSGGSMTGGSVASGNVNLFTRERELKELTEKQTAGQDELEKLLRQMQDGQKRKDELKARSADALEQLHQQEIAVARETERLQNAEADAATHDLRLHESEAAREQLMESMMQIREQLSMAADSTEKTDKTREEMEAQAAELQQALTEARKLTAEKADETLRLTLEVNDLKHELETLQRDRARYEQDRKRMTAEQERRRTQLADMEKAEEGDLEASAAAMKDLEQGRLEQARREQICKALEEDRSGKQERLKEILAEIEGLHESRQRDTDRAHRLELSRARTEGDLKALRDRIWNTYEITDAGAEEFRMTEGFSLTEADREAAQLSAEIRALGPVNVRAVEEYADTKARTDEIIAQREDLEKAEKDLKDLITRLLASMKETFVEQFSLLQGYFSETFERLFGGGHAELILMDPEDPLNCGIEINAQPPGKKLQLLSLLSGGERTLTAIAILFATLKLKPTPFCILDEIEAALDDANIGYFADYLAEYSASTQFVVITHRKGTMERANGLYGVAMEEQGVSRMVSVSLQDYRE
- a CDS encoding GGDEF domain-containing protein; this encodes MTYLLDKHFITIFLIIGFSMNIWRQRHAGEEYRIYWMTIVSTIILIVADCFVVWAEGDRARWLCRMIFTIVGYVMRPVAALSVTLIVYPKERKPVYLQIPIYFNLLVYCTAFFSPIAFSYRDTIDGGYEMVMGPMGYTVFSVSFFYILFSVLTAWDRFKHEDHGRERYILYICAVACVIAAMIDGVEDGDHVNAAIMVSSIFLYMFLRFFDANRDPLTNLLNRMAFYDDCDRYNSIISAVASVDMNGLKKLNDAKGHEAGDEALISIGKSLKAVAGRSILPYRIGGDEFTMIFMRQEETAVRDILDRLKTLIQEAGYSVSIGYAMRSGREETVTEMLRRSDEWMYTDKAEYYRQNGRDRRIREQDDTEKGADQ